The following are encoded together in the Streptomyces tsukubensis genome:
- a CDS encoding alpha/beta fold hydrolase, whose protein sequence is MDEPLTVRANGITLAYRVRGPEDGPPVLLLHRRGVDSTDWTRTAGALAAAHRVYALDLRGHGGSDWPGQYSYELMRDDVRDFLAALGITRTDIVGHSLGGVVAYLLAQDHPRLIRRLVLEDVPAPLRTTSPRTVPEHAEEEPSFDHRMVLATERARNSPDPSWWARMDRITLPVLAVAGGHSSGVPQDGVAALARRIPGCRLVTVEAGHLVHARRPAEFLAEVGPFLGVPWKVATS, encoded by the coding sequence ATGGATGAGCCACTGACGGTACGGGCGAATGGCATCACTCTGGCCTACCGGGTCCGAGGACCCGAGGACGGGCCACCCGTCCTGCTCCTGCACCGCAGGGGCGTGGACAGCACCGACTGGACCCGGACGGCCGGGGCGCTCGCCGCGGCCCACCGGGTCTACGCGCTCGACCTGCGTGGCCACGGGGGCAGCGACTGGCCGGGGCAGTATTCGTACGAGCTGATGCGCGACGACGTACGGGACTTCCTCGCCGCCCTCGGCATCACCAGGACCGACATCGTCGGGCACTCGCTCGGCGGGGTCGTCGCCTATCTCCTGGCCCAGGACCACCCGCGGCTCATCAGGCGACTCGTCCTGGAGGACGTCCCCGCGCCACTGCGTACGACATCGCCGCGCACCGTACCGGAACACGCCGAGGAGGAACCCTCGTTCGACCATCGGATGGTTCTCGCCACCGAGCGGGCGCGCAACAGCCCCGACCCCTCCTGGTGGGCGAGGATGGACAGGATCACCCTGCCGGTCCTCGCCGTCGCGGGCGGACACTCCAGCGGCGTTCCGCAGGACGGTGTCGCCGCCCTCGCCCGCCGCATACCCGGCTGCCGCCTGGTGACCGTCGAGGCCGGGCACCTCGTGCACGCGCGTCGGCCCGCCGAGTTCCTCGCGGAGGTCGGCCCGTTCCTCGGTGTCCCGTGGAAGGTCGCCACCTCCTGA
- a CDS encoding right-handed parallel beta-helix repeat-containing protein, with product MRKFKPVIACAGLLAGSLITLSGTVAQAAPTHHGAAPRTAVDPVRPAAGALYVAPDGSDDAAGTESDPTTLPSAISRVTSGGTIYLRGGTYTYSQTVTIPPGNDGTSSAATTLSAYPGETPVLDFSDMAEDPANRGLAVNGTYWHIDGIVVEHAGDNGIFVGGSDNVIERVVTRFNHDSGLQISRIASDTPDDQWPADNLILSSESHDNADSDGEDADGFASKLTSGPGNVFRYSVSHNNIDDGWDLYTKTETGPIGPVTIEDSLSYDNGTLSDGTVNEDGDRNGYKLGGDDIKVNHIVRRDIAYNNGHHGFTYNSNPGSMTVSDNVGIDNAERNFSFDKGTSVFRGNVSCRSDDGSNDKTVGDADSSNQFWTGSNGSACSAYSGAMDWSFAEDGSLVVTFGGDKVTP from the coding sequence ATGCGGAAATTCAAGCCCGTCATCGCGTGTGCCGGCCTGCTGGCCGGTTCCCTCATCACGCTCTCCGGCACCGTGGCTCAGGCCGCTCCCACGCACCACGGAGCCGCGCCGCGCACAGCGGTCGACCCGGTACGGCCGGCCGCCGGGGCCTTGTACGTGGCCCCGGACGGAAGTGACGACGCGGCGGGGACGGAGTCCGACCCGACGACGTTGCCCTCGGCCATCAGCCGTGTCACGTCGGGCGGAACGATCTACCTGCGCGGTGGAACGTACACCTACTCGCAGACGGTCACCATCCCACCGGGCAACGACGGTACGTCGAGCGCCGCTACGACGCTGAGCGCCTACCCGGGCGAGACACCCGTCCTCGATTTCTCCGACATGGCGGAGGACCCCGCCAACCGGGGGCTGGCCGTCAACGGAACGTACTGGCACATCGACGGCATCGTGGTCGAGCACGCCGGTGACAACGGGATCTTCGTCGGCGGCAGCGACAACGTCATCGAACGGGTCGTCACCCGCTTCAACCACGACTCGGGACTGCAGATCTCACGGATCGCCTCCGACACCCCCGACGACCAGTGGCCGGCCGACAATCTCATCCTGAGCTCGGAGTCGCACGACAACGCGGACTCCGACGGGGAGGACGCCGACGGCTTTGCCTCGAAGCTCACCTCGGGCCCAGGCAACGTCTTCCGCTACTCCGTCTCCCACAACAACATCGACGACGGCTGGGACCTCTACACCAAGACGGAGACAGGCCCCATCGGTCCGGTGACCATCGAGGACTCCCTCTCCTACGACAACGGCACCCTCTCCGACGGGACCGTGAACGAGGACGGCGACCGCAACGGCTACAAGCTCGGCGGCGACGACATCAAGGTCAACCACATCGTCCGGCGCGACATCGCCTACAACAACGGCCACCACGGGTTCACCTACAACAGCAACCCTGGCTCGATGACAGTGTCGGACAACGTCGGCATCGACAACGCCGAGCGCAACTTCTCCTTCGACAAGGGCACTTCGGTGTTCCGGGGCAACGTCTCGTGCCGGAGCGACGACGGGTCCAACGACAAGACCGTGGGCGACGCCGACAGCTCCAACCAGTTCTGGACCGGCTCGAACGGTTCGGCCTGCTCCGCGTATTCGGGCGCGATGGACTGGTCCTTCGCCGAGGACGGCTCCCTCGTCGTCACCTTCGGCGGCGACAAGGTGACGCCGTAG
- a CDS encoding serine/threonine-protein kinase, with protein sequence MGDSRLIQGRYRLLDLIGRGGMGEVWRARDESLGRRITVKCLKPLGPQRDNAFTGVLRERFRREARVAAALQHRGVTVVHDFGEHEGVLYLVMELLEGRNLSQLLEDNKQHPLPVDDIVEIAAQVSDALAYTHEQGIVHRDLKPANIVRLVDGTVKICDFGIARLGHDIGFTSRLTSTGIAMGTPHYMSPEQISGDAVDQRSDLYSFGCVLYEIATGAPPFDLEDAWAVLVGHRDTEPEPPSTHRAGLPRYLEGIVLDLLAKEPSGRPADARELNRRIGAGRAGRAVAGDAGGHADGGPPPTASRPEQPPSREPRLPSWTRSMTTGHKANAAARQMAPPDPAMGLTGEWIAREGPREDLSTGLGGRGSIPSPEHLARLTGRHHAGLSLGRLGRWEEAGEVHRAVAAEREHLLGPDHPDTLASHGEVALSLSRTGRSADALRAYTQVAEGRERVLGSDHPDTLAARHETAYVLGRLGRHFEAHQVYASVLAARVRTIGPDHPDTLRCRHNLAYNLSRIGRLEDSYRMARDVAGARARILGATHPDTLVTRYEVGYALGRLGRWTEALQTYREVARARAHALGSDHPDTLAARYEAGLSLGRLGRSAEALKLYRDLIDDRTRVDGPTGPETLRARHGLGVNLGRLGRWEEALAEARDVHAIRERTLGRDHPDTLVSRREIAVGLGWLGRWADALTAYREVAGARERVLGPGHPDTLASRGDEAHCLEQLGRVTEAGELYRQVAAVRQQRPRNGY encoded by the coding sequence ATGGGGGACTCCAGGCTGATTCAGGGCCGCTACCGGCTGCTCGATCTGATCGGGCGGGGCGGTATGGGCGAGGTCTGGCGCGCCCGCGACGAGTCGCTGGGGCGGCGGATCACCGTCAAATGCCTGAAGCCGCTCGGCCCTCAGCGTGACAACGCCTTCACCGGCGTCCTGCGTGAACGCTTCAGGCGGGAGGCCCGGGTGGCGGCGGCCCTCCAGCACCGAGGGGTCACCGTCGTACACGACTTCGGTGAGCACGAGGGCGTGCTGTACCTCGTCATGGAACTGCTCGAAGGGCGCAATCTCAGCCAGCTCCTTGAGGACAACAAGCAGCACCCGCTGCCCGTCGACGACATCGTGGAGATCGCGGCACAGGTCTCGGACGCCCTCGCCTACACCCACGAACAGGGCATCGTCCACCGGGACTTGAAACCGGCGAACATCGTGCGGCTCGTGGACGGCACCGTGAAGATCTGTGACTTCGGAATCGCGAGACTCGGCCACGACATCGGTTTCACCTCCCGGCTCACCAGCACCGGCATCGCCATGGGCACCCCGCACTACATGTCGCCCGAGCAGATCAGTGGCGATGCCGTGGACCAGCGCAGCGACCTCTACTCCTTCGGATGTGTGCTCTACGAGATCGCCACGGGTGCGCCGCCCTTCGACCTGGAGGACGCGTGGGCGGTACTCGTCGGCCACCGGGACACGGAACCGGAGCCGCCGAGCACCCACCGCGCCGGACTGCCCCGTTATCTCGAAGGCATCGTCCTTGATCTGCTCGCCAAGGAGCCGAGCGGGCGCCCCGCCGACGCGCGGGAACTCAACCGGCGTATCGGCGCGGGCCGGGCAGGCAGAGCCGTGGCCGGGGACGCGGGCGGCCACGCGGACGGCGGCCCGCCGCCCACCGCGTCCCGCCCCGAGCAGCCCCCGTCACGCGAACCCCGGCTGCCCTCGTGGACCCGGTCCATGACCACCGGGCACAAGGCGAATGCGGCGGCGCGGCAGATGGCGCCGCCCGACCCGGCCATGGGGCTCACCGGTGAGTGGATCGCTCGGGAGGGGCCGCGCGAGGACCTCTCGACCGGCCTCGGCGGGCGCGGGTCCATCCCGTCCCCCGAGCATCTCGCCCGCCTCACAGGGCGTCACCACGCGGGGCTCAGCCTCGGCAGGCTCGGCCGCTGGGAGGAGGCGGGAGAGGTGCACCGGGCGGTGGCGGCGGAGCGCGAACACCTCCTCGGCCCGGACCACCCCGACACCCTCGCCAGCCACGGCGAGGTCGCCCTCAGCCTCAGCCGCACCGGCAGGTCGGCCGACGCGTTGCGCGCCTACACCCAGGTGGCAGAAGGACGGGAGCGCGTACTCGGCTCCGACCACCCGGACACCCTGGCCGCCCGCCACGAGACGGCCTATGTCCTCGGCAGGCTCGGCCGTCACTTCGAGGCCCACCAGGTGTACGCGAGCGTGCTCGCAGCCCGCGTCCGCACCATCGGCCCCGACCACCCCGACACGCTCCGCTGCCGCCACAACCTCGCGTACAACCTCAGCAGGATCGGCCGCCTTGAGGACTCCTACCGGATGGCGCGGGACGTGGCCGGGGCCCGTGCCAGAATCCTCGGCGCGACCCATCCCGACACCCTCGTCACCCGCTACGAGGTCGGATACGCCCTTGGCAGGCTCGGCCGCTGGACCGAGGCCCTCCAGACGTACAGGGAAGTGGCGCGGGCCCGCGCCCACGCCCTCGGCTCCGATCACCCGGACACGCTCGCCGCGCGGTACGAGGCGGGGCTGAGTCTCGGAAGGCTCGGCCGCAGCGCGGAGGCGCTCAAGCTCTACAGGGACCTGATCGACGACCGCACCCGGGTCGACGGCCCCACGGGCCCCGAGACGCTCAGGGCCCGCCACGGTCTCGGTGTGAACCTCGGCAGACTCGGCAGATGGGAGGAGGCACTCGCCGAGGCCCGTGACGTCCACGCGATCCGCGAGAGGACCCTCGGCCGCGACCATCCCGACACCCTCGTCAGCCGCCGGGAGATCGCCGTGGGCCTCGGCTGGCTCGGCCGCTGGGCCGACGCCCTCACCGCCTACCGCGAGGTGGCCGGCGCCCGCGAACGCGTCCTTGGCCCCGGCCACCCGGACACCCTCGCGAGCCGCGGCGACGAGGCCCACTGCCTGGAACAGCTCGGCCGCGTCACCGAGGCGGGCGAGCTCTACCGCCAGGTCGCCGCGGTGCGGCAACAGCGGCCGCGGAACGGGTACTGA
- a CDS encoding oxygenase MpaB family protein, which translates to MGRTRPGPPAPRRRGDPGLFGPDSVSWQTHADPMMWVAGVRALYLQALHPRAVAGVMQNSDFRKDAWGRLLRTARYVATTTYGTTEAAEKAAARVRKIHRMLGADDPVTGERFGVDEPELLLWVHCAEIDSYLHVVRRSGFPLNDALADRYVAENRTSAALVGLDPADVPADTAQLARYFESVRPHLTAGADAREVDDFLRRPPVHRLLVPARALLWRRVAELAYESLPPFAHTLYGRPAPAPATVTRRLSSTGRLLRAIPSQVRWQLPPKHILTAVARLGPETRPAPYTASRAAAILDGPGTARRGDGGDGTRWGTPG; encoded by the coding sequence ATGGGCCGAACACGCCCCGGACCACCCGCGCCGCGGCGGCGAGGAGACCCAGGCCTCTTCGGCCCGGACTCGGTGAGCTGGCAGACGCATGCCGACCCCATGATGTGGGTCGCCGGAGTACGCGCCCTCTACCTCCAGGCGCTCCACCCGCGCGCCGTCGCCGGGGTGATGCAGAACTCGGACTTCCGGAAGGACGCGTGGGGCAGACTGCTGCGCACCGCGCGCTACGTCGCCACCACCACGTACGGCACCACCGAGGCGGCCGAGAAGGCGGCTGCCAGGGTCCGCAAGATCCACCGCATGCTCGGCGCCGACGACCCGGTGACCGGCGAACGGTTCGGCGTCGACGAACCGGAGCTGCTGCTCTGGGTGCACTGCGCCGAGATCGACTCCTACCTCCACGTCGTACGGCGCTCCGGCTTCCCGCTGAACGACGCGCTCGCCGACCGCTACGTCGCGGAGAACCGCACGAGCGCCGCACTCGTCGGTCTCGACCCCGCCGACGTCCCCGCGGACACGGCGCAGCTCGCCCGCTACTTCGAGTCCGTACGGCCGCACCTCACCGCGGGCGCCGACGCCCGTGAGGTGGACGACTTCCTCCGGAGGCCCCCCGTGCACCGGTTGCTCGTCCCGGCCCGCGCCCTGCTGTGGCGGCGCGTGGCGGAGCTGGCCTACGAGTCCCTGCCCCCCTTCGCCCACACCCTCTACGGAAGGCCCGCGCCCGCACCCGCCACCGTGACCCGCAGACTCAGCTCCACCGGGCGGCTCCTGCGGGCCATTCCGTCACAAGTGCGCTGGCAGCTCCCCCCGAAACACATCCTCACCGCCGTCGCACGACTGGGGCCCGAGACCCGGCCCGCCCCGTACACAGCCTCCCGGGCTGCCGCCATACTGGACGGGCCGGGGACGGCGCGGCGAGGCGACGGGGGCGACGGCACGCGATGGGGGACTCCAGGCTGA
- a CDS encoding DUF397 domain-containing protein: MAESTTQYTLAGWDKPDLDLTAADWRSGSQGAGDVQIAFVEGFIAMRNGAKPGSPSLIFTPAEWGAFVLNAREGEFDLT, from the coding sequence GTGGCGGAGAGCACCACGCAGTACACCCTGGCAGGCTGGGACAAGCCGGATCTCGACCTCACTGCCGCCGATTGGCGGTCGGGGAGCCAGGGGGCGGGGGATGTCCAGATCGCCTTCGTCGAAGGCTTCATCGCGATGCGCAACGGCGCCAAGCCCGGCAGCCCCTCGCTGATCTTCACACCCGCGGAGTGGGGCGCGTTCGTACTGAACGCGCGCGAGGGCGAGTTCGACCTCACCTGA
- a CDS encoding universal stress protein, with product MSTLPVIAAVDGSEDSLRALEFAIVAARLWEAPLRVLHVRQYAAPARTGDPAAGSQLSNDPVLDRVKDGLTGRSDLPPLEFATAEGAPARTLPEESAGAQLLVLGSRGRGGFASLLLGSNGLASAREADCPVVVVPRPGREVIEESPVAPGPRVVVGMPVDSTDESAVAFAFEEAERRGARLQVVSAYAWPTLVWTAVGDYVPAVDDKEEALVECEALAEEVVARHRPRHPRVAAEVTVRDGDAAGHLVSCSAGAELVVVGRHRRRLTQPGRLLGSVTQAVLLHAAAPIAVVPLKGIEADSAG from the coding sequence ATGAGTACTTTGCCGGTCATCGCGGCTGTGGACGGGTCGGAGGACAGCCTGCGCGCCCTGGAGTTCGCGATCGTCGCCGCACGGCTGTGGGAGGCGCCCCTGCGCGTCCTCCACGTACGTCAGTACGCGGCCCCGGCCCGCACCGGGGACCCGGCCGCGGGATCGCAGCTGTCCAACGACCCGGTCCTCGACCGGGTCAAGGACGGGCTCACGGGCCGTTCCGACCTGCCCCCGCTCGAATTCGCCACGGCGGAGGGCGCACCGGCGCGCACTCTCCCCGAAGAGAGCGCGGGAGCCCAGCTCCTCGTCCTCGGCTCGCGTGGCCGGGGCGGATTCGCGAGCCTGCTCCTCGGCTCCAACGGGCTCGCCTCCGCGCGGGAGGCGGACTGCCCGGTGGTGGTCGTCCCGCGCCCGGGGCGAGAGGTCATTGAGGAGAGCCCGGTGGCCCCTGGCCCACGGGTCGTCGTCGGCATGCCGGTCGACAGCACGGACGAGAGCGCCGTCGCGTTCGCCTTCGAAGAGGCGGAACGACGCGGGGCGCGCCTTCAGGTGGTCTCCGCCTACGCCTGGCCGACGCTGGTCTGGACAGCGGTCGGGGATTACGTCCCCGCGGTCGACGACAAGGAGGAGGCGCTGGTCGAGTGCGAGGCGTTGGCGGAGGAGGTCGTCGCCCGTCACCGGCCGAGACACCCACGGGTGGCGGCCGAGGTGACCGTCAGGGACGGGGACGCGGCCGGGCACCTCGTCTCCTGCTCGGCCGGGGCGGAACTGGTCGTCGTCGGCAGGCACCGCCGAAGGCTCACCCAGCCCGGCCGGCTGCTCGGCTCCGTCACCCAGGCGGTACTGCTGCACGCGGCGGCGCCGATCGCGGTCGTCCCGCTCAAGGGAATCGAGGCGGACTCCGCCGGGTGA
- a CDS encoding four-helix bundle copper-binding protein, translated as MTSTASTHLAGSHSRTKASTGTERAAKPAPPRSEGPEPGAPRRGEWDQPTLVRYLEERFACAEACLRCARACARHAGTADPAETGRRDLNCVEICDKTARLLSEQGDQDEEELRFRVEWSRTACLECAAMCEERPGSRACAEACLECASICALFLATLSTAC; from the coding sequence ATGACATCCACGGCATCCACACACCTCGCCGGATCCCACTCGCGGACCAAGGCGTCCACCGGTACCGAGCGGGCGGCAAAGCCCGCACCGCCCCGGTCCGAGGGGCCCGAGCCGGGCGCCCCCCGGCGTGGGGAGTGGGACCAGCCCACCCTCGTCCGCTACCTGGAGGAGCGCTTCGCGTGCGCCGAGGCGTGTCTTCGCTGCGCACGGGCCTGCGCTCGGCACGCCGGTACCGCCGATCCGGCGGAGACGGGCCGCAGGGACCTCAACTGCGTCGAGATCTGCGACAAGACGGCCAGGCTCCTGTCGGAACAGGGCGACCAGGACGAGGAGGAACTGCGGTTCCGCGTCGAATGGAGCCGCACGGCGTGCCTGGAGTGCGCTGCCATGTGCGAGGAACGTCCAGGATCGCGCGCCTGCGCGGAGGCCTGTCTTGAGTGCGCCTCCATCTGTGCGCTCTTCCTCGCCACGTTGAGTACGGCGTGCTGA
- a CDS encoding MFS transporter → MPTPNTGAPSTEAEAATDVAALRRSVTAGAIGVFVHWFDWAAYAYLAGTVATVFFPAEDRTTGLLAVFGVFAVSFGIRPIGAMVFGPLGDRIGRKRTLSLVIFMMSGATLTIGLLPGYGTIGIAAPVLLLVLRLIQGFAAGGEFGSAASFLAESAPRRRRGFGVSWLEVGSLLGFLAGSFVFLLLSAGLDDSQLTSWGWRIPFLVAAPLGVIGFIIRSKIEDTPEYRSLEANDTVPRSPVRELVRSEKRQLLQAAGLMTAMHVPFYMVLTYLVTYETDHLGRSADSAALLTTVVSLLGLVLVPMFGHLSDRVGRKPVFVGATVALLVASVPAFLLMRAGAAGTWIAGLLLGVVLAAILGTYAVWSAELFPTRTRQSGLSIAYNITAALFAGTVPYVMTVLISATGSTLLPGFYLMVFAVVGLVAALSLKETAGSSLLRPEDMSDRVTESEKVSDLAAGDEKVPGRAAGNESASGRAAGYVSDRASSH, encoded by the coding sequence ATGCCCACCCCCAACACCGGCGCGCCGTCGACCGAGGCCGAGGCCGCCACCGACGTGGCGGCGTTGCGCAGAAGCGTCACCGCGGGCGCCATCGGCGTGTTCGTGCACTGGTTCGACTGGGCGGCCTACGCCTATCTCGCCGGCACGGTCGCGACCGTGTTCTTCCCTGCGGAGGACCGCACCACAGGACTGCTCGCGGTGTTCGGCGTGTTCGCCGTGTCGTTCGGTATCCGGCCCATCGGCGCCATGGTCTTCGGGCCCCTCGGCGACAGGATCGGCCGCAAGCGAACCTTGTCACTGGTCATCTTCATGATGTCCGGTGCGACCCTGACGATCGGCCTGCTTCCCGGTTACGGGACGATCGGCATCGCCGCCCCGGTCCTCCTGCTGGTGCTGCGCCTGATCCAGGGGTTCGCCGCGGGCGGCGAGTTCGGCAGCGCGGCCAGCTTCCTCGCCGAGAGCGCCCCTCGGCGCCGTCGTGGCTTCGGAGTCAGCTGGCTGGAGGTCGGCTCTCTGCTGGGCTTCCTCGCCGGCTCGTTCGTCTTCCTGTTGCTGTCGGCGGGGCTCGACGACAGTCAGCTGACCTCCTGGGGCTGGCGCATCCCCTTCCTCGTCGCCGCGCCGCTCGGTGTCATCGGCTTCATCATCCGCAGCAAGATCGAGGACACCCCCGAATACCGGTCGCTGGAGGCGAACGACACGGTCCCCCGCAGCCCCGTACGGGAACTGGTCCGCTCGGAGAAGCGCCAGTTGCTCCAGGCGGCGGGGCTGATGACCGCCATGCACGTGCCCTTCTACATGGTGCTGACCTATCTGGTCACCTACGAGACCGACCACCTCGGCCGCTCGGCGGACAGCGCCGCCCTGCTGACCACTGTGGTCTCGCTGCTGGGGTTGGTGCTCGTCCCGATGTTCGGCCACCTGTCGGACCGTGTCGGACGCAAACCGGTCTTCGTCGGGGCGACGGTGGCCCTCCTGGTCGCCTCCGTCCCCGCCTTCCTGCTCATGCGGGCCGGAGCCGCGGGGACCTGGATCGCGGGTCTGCTGCTCGGCGTGGTGCTGGCGGCGATCCTCGGCACCTACGCGGTGTGGTCGGCGGAGCTCTTTCCCACTCGGACCCGCCAGAGTGGCCTGTCCATCGCCTACAACATCACCGCCGCCCTCTTCGCGGGCACGGTGCCCTACGTGATGACCGTGCTCATCTCGGCGACCGGCAGTACTCTGCTGCCCGGCTTCTACCTGATGGTGTTCGCCGTCGTCGGGCTCGTCGCCGCGCTGTCCCTCAAGGAGACCGCAGGTTCCTCCCTGCTGCGGCCTGAGGACATGTCCGACCGGGTCACCGAGAGCGAGAAGGTGTCCGACCTGGCGGCCGGGGACGAGAAGGTGCCGGGTCGGGCCGCCGGGAACGAGAGTGCGTCCGGCCGGGCCGCCGGGTACGTGTCCGACCGGGCATCGAGTCATTAG
- a CDS encoding phytoene desaturase family protein has protein sequence MTAPAHDGYDAVIIGGGHNGLVAAAYLARAGRSVLVLERLGHTGGAAVSASTFAGVDARLSRYSYLVSLLPRKIVEELGIDFRVRARAVSSYTPVQRGGAPTGLLVGGGEARTRASFARLTGSDREYDAWRRFYAMTARVAGAVFPTLTRPLPTRAALRELIDDETAWRALFEEPIGVSIERSFDDDLVRGLVLTDALIGTFAHAHDPSLRQNRCFLYHVVGGGTGDWNVPVGGMGALTGALAGAARRAGAEIVTGHEAVRVETDGRAAEVTYRTSSDEGTVAARHVLVGASPHTLAALLGGEPPAPAEGSQLKVNMVLTRLPRLRDRDVDPREAFAGTFHIAEGYEQLGTAYAQAAAGESPAAPPSEIYCHSLTDPSVLGPEPARAGHHTLTLFGLHTPARLFTGDHDRRRETLLGAVLAQLDAHLAEPLTDCLARDEEGRPCIEAKSPLDLERELGLPGGHIFHGDLSFPYAGEGAGRWGVETAHPNVLLCGAGAVRGGGVSGVPGHNAAMAVLGR, from the coding sequence ATGACCGCACCCGCTCACGATGGCTACGACGCCGTGATCATCGGCGGGGGCCACAACGGCCTGGTCGCCGCCGCCTATCTGGCGCGCGCCGGAAGATCGGTCCTGGTGCTCGAACGCCTCGGCCACACCGGCGGCGCCGCCGTCTCCGCGAGCACCTTCGCCGGGGTCGACGCCCGGCTCTCGCGCTACTCCTACCTCGTCAGTCTGCTGCCCAGAAAGATCGTCGAGGAGCTGGGGATCGACTTCCGGGTCCGCGCCCGCGCCGTGTCGTCGTACACACCCGTCCAGCGGGGCGGAGCACCCACCGGTCTCCTGGTGGGCGGGGGAGAGGCCCGCACCCGTGCGAGCTTCGCCCGGCTGACCGGCTCCGACCGGGAGTACGACGCGTGGCGGCGCTTCTACGCGATGACCGCCCGCGTCGCCGGAGCCGTGTTCCCGACCCTCACCCGTCCCCTGCCCACCCGCGCGGCGCTGCGCGAACTCATCGACGACGAGACGGCCTGGCGTGCTCTCTTCGAGGAGCCGATCGGCGTGAGCATCGAACGGAGCTTCGACGACGATCTCGTACGGGGTCTGGTCCTCACCGACGCGCTGATCGGCACCTTCGCCCACGCCCACGACCCCTCGCTGCGGCAGAACCGCTGCTTCCTCTACCACGTCGTCGGCGGGGGCACGGGCGACTGGAACGTGCCCGTCGGCGGCATGGGCGCCCTCACCGGGGCCCTCGCGGGCGCCGCGCGCCGGGCGGGCGCCGAGATCGTCACGGGCCACGAGGCCGTCCGCGTGGAGACCGACGGAAGGGCCGCGGAGGTGACCTACAGGACCTCGTCCGACGAAGGCACGGTGGCCGCGCGGCACGTCCTCGTCGGCGCCTCCCCGCACACCCTCGCCGCCCTCCTCGGCGGCGAGCCGCCCGCCCCGGCGGAGGGGTCCCAGCTCAAGGTCAACATGGTGCTCACCCGACTGCCCCGGCTGCGTGACCGGGACGTGGACCCGCGGGAGGCGTTCGCGGGAACATTCCACATCGCCGAAGGCTACGAGCAGTTGGGGACGGCGTACGCGCAGGCCGCCGCGGGCGAGTCACCCGCCGCGCCCCCTTCGGAGATCTACTGCCATTCGCTGACGGACCCCAGTGTCCTCGGCCCCGAGCCGGCGCGGGCAGGCCACCACACGCTGACGCTCTTCGGCCTGCACACGCCCGCCAGGCTCTTCACCGGCGACCACGACCGGCGCAGGGAGACACTGCTCGGGGCGGTACTCGCCCAGCTCGACGCCCACCTCGCGGAGCCGCTCACCGACTGCCTCGCCAGGGACGAGGAAGGGCGGCCCTGCATCGAGGCGAAAAGCCCCCTCGACCTGGAAAGGGAGTTGGGGCTGCCCGGCGGCCACATCTTCCACGGCGATCTGTCCTTTCCGTACGCGGGCGAGGGCGCGGGCCGCTGGGGCGTCGAGACCGCGCACCCGAATGTCCTGCTGTGCGGAGCGGGCGCCGTGCGGGGCGGCGGTGTGAGCGGCGTCCCTGGCCACAACGCGGCCATGGCGGTCCTCGGCCGGTAG
- a CDS encoding LysR family transcriptional regulator: protein MTSPVGFTLVQLRYFLVAAERGSMTAASDQLNIAQSAVSTAIHNLEHDLRVQLFIRRRGRGLILTPAGERLQHQARELLARAREVEGEARGSGETLSGPVTVGCFVTLAPFYLPVLFSECTSRYPAIEIDVVEAEAEQLLRALHAGHIDFALTYDFGLSTDPGTHGETIARFPAYALVAAGHPLAGRGTVELAELTAEPLVLLDLPHTRDYFRALVADSGTAPDVRYRTQSYETVRSMVAKGLGYSVLNQRPATGQTYGGGEVVELELSDGRSPLELKLATVQGVTQTPRAMAVMELLRGIASGRGPTA from the coding sequence ATGACGTCACCGGTGGGCTTCACTCTCGTCCAGCTCCGCTACTTCCTCGTCGCGGCGGAGCGCGGCTCCATGACCGCGGCGTCCGACCAGCTCAACATCGCGCAGTCGGCGGTGTCCACCGCCATCCACAATCTTGAACACGATCTGCGGGTGCAACTGTTCATCCGCCGCAGGGGCCGAGGGCTGATCCTGACGCCGGCGGGGGAGCGGCTCCAGCACCAGGCCCGCGAACTCCTGGCCCGCGCGCGTGAGGTCGAAGGGGAGGCCCGAGGCAGTGGGGAGACACTGTCCGGTCCTGTGACCGTCGGATGCTTCGTCACGCTGGCGCCGTTCTACCTGCCCGTCCTGTTCAGCGAATGCACCAGCCGCTACCCGGCGATCGAGATCGACGTGGTGGAGGCGGAGGCCGAGCAACTGCTGCGGGCGCTGCACGCGGGACACATCGACTTCGCCCTCACCTACGACTTCGGCCTGTCCACGGATCCGGGAACGCACGGGGAGACGATCGCCCGCTTCCCGGCCTACGCCCTCGTCGCCGCCGGTCACCCGCTGGCAGGGCGTGGCACGGTGGAGCTGGCCGAACTGACCGCAGAGCCGCTGGTACTGCTCGACCTTCCGCACACCCGCGACTACTTCCGCGCACTCGTGGCGGACAGCGGTACCGCACCCGACGTGCGGTACCGCACACAGAGCTATGAGACCGTCCGCTCCATGGTGGCCAAGGGGCTCGGCTACTCGGTGCTGAACCAGCGTCCCGCGACCGGACAGACCTACGGCGGCGGCGAGGTCGTGGAGTTGGAACTCAGTGACGGCCGCTCTCCCCTGGAGCTGAAACTGGCGACGGTGCAGGGCGTGACACAGACCCCCCGTGCCATGGCGGTCATGGAGCTGTTGCGGGGGATCGCGAGCGGACGCGGCCCGACGGCCTGA